CGATGGTTGTACCACAAGCTTTAATTTAACCCGAAGGAAGGTTTGCCTATGAACAAGCTATTACTGGGTTTGGGTGTGTTGGCTGTAGTTTCTACGGTGATTGCGATATCGATGGCAACGATGGCAAGAAGTGCTGAACCACAGGTTGGACATGACTCTGTGACGGTATTGCTTACTCATAAGCGAATTCCAGCAGGAGATTTCATACACCTATATGATTCCACCCCTATGCCCATAGGTAGTGGGCATTTTGCGGTCAAAGTTGATTGCGACAAGGATGGTAAAGGTATTGTGTCGATTGCCTTGGGCGTTGCTCCCGACATGGAAATCATACCTCTAACGATGGACAACATGGTTCACGATCTGTCTACTCATGGACAGATGTGCATCTATCATATCGACTTACCACCTGAACAAGGTATGGCGGTAACTGATCTGGCAGTAATAAACACTAGCAAGAGCCCCATAAGGTTAGGCCCAACCGCTACTGCTGTGATTCACGTACATTCATTTGGCGAGGCTATGGAACACGAAGAACATGGTGGCATGTGAGAACATTAACAACTTCCATGCTACCCGCCTCCATTTTTCATAAACCATCGACGAAAGTAACCTGATGCAATTATGACGATCGTGTTGCATTAGGCTAAAAAACTTAAATATGGCTAACTTGTTTCCTATATCCTTGCATACGCTCAAACCATTTATTACTAGAGTTTTGATTGGAGGATTACTCTTACTTATGATAGCTACTACAGTTGTTATTGCAACCACTATCTCATATGATGAAAATGATGGGGTAAGATTGTCCCCAAGTGGAAACAGATTAGAAAGAGCCAGCGTCGATCCCAGCGAATTCCTACGTCAATTTAATTATGGAAGGGTTTCAACTTTACCTGATGGAACAACATTAAGGGAATTTACTATTATTGCTGAAGACGTCAAGATCGAAGTTGCACCGGGTGTTTTCTTCAATGCCTGGGCATACAATGGAACAGTACCAGGACCAACTATTCGTGTAACTGAAGGAGATCTGGTGAGGATTACGTTCATAAACCGCAGCCATCACCCACATACTATACATCTACACGGAATACATCCAGCTGAGATGGATGGTGTCTTCGAAATAGTTGGGGCAGGGGGAAGAATCATTTATGAATTCACTGCTGAACCTTTCGGGCTATTTCTATATCATTGTCACGTCCCTCCTATAGCTGACCATATCAATCGTGGTTTATATGGCGCATTCATCGTTGATCCAAAGGAATCTAGACCAGCCGCAGACGAAATGGTAATGATAATGAACGGGTTTGACACTGACTTTGATGGAGAAAATAATTTCTACGCTGTTAACGGACCAGCGTTTTACTACATGAAGAATCCCATAGAAATAAACAAAGACCAACTTATCAGGGTATACCTTATTAATATACTGGAGTTCGATCAAATAAATTCATTCCACCTTCATGGAAATATGTATAAATTATATCGTACAGGAACAAGTCTTACTGACTACGAGATAACTGATATGGTTACGTTAAGTCAGGGCGAGAGAGCAATACTGGAATTCTCTTACAAATATACTGGGAAGTATATGTTCCACGCCCATCAAACTGAATTCGGAGACAAAGGATGGATGGGACTATACAATGTTGTTGAAAACACGCAAAAAAAGCAATTAGCATAACCGACTTGATTTTTATAGATGGCCAAGCCGGATCATTATGCATGAACGTAATCACATTCGGCATTTTGTCTTCCCTTTTTCTCTTCCATTTTCTTACACATATTTGTGAGGATGCATATGCTCAGACCGTAAGTGGCGAACCCAGTGGTAGTATAACTATCAAATCGAAGGAGATTTTTGAGGTTGGTTTGAAACTAAAAGAAGGTGAAAGTGTAAGTTACGCCTTCGACGCTGATAGGACACTCTTATTTGATATACATTCGCATGACGGGAACCGAATTGAAACGCATGTTCTAAAAGAATCAACGGTCTTTGATGGTGTCTTCTTTGCACCCAAAAATGGCGATTATTATTTCTTGTCAATGAATTTAGGCTGGTCAGAGGCAACCTTGCAGTACTATATTTCACTTGCGTATAACACTCATAGCATCCTATATGAGGATATACAATACGTCATAACAACTTCATCAAACTCAAGTGTGGAGGTCGTAGGTTTTGAGCAGGAAAACAAACGAATGCTAATACGAATGCAAACTCCATACCTCACACCTGGGTTTATTAATTTAACTATTCCAAGAACCTTAATTGATGGCTCATTCGACCTGTATGGCAGCTTAATTGACTATAGGTATTGGCAGAACGATACAATGTCTACTTTCATTATCAAGACAACAGCTGGAATCCATGATATTTCAATAACTGGCACATATGTTGTTCCAGAAACACCAGTCCCCTTACTGCTAATGGTCGTGATGATGACGGTCTACATTCTTATGATCAAGTTAAAGAAAGTCTTTCGTTAATATCCCAGACGATATCAGTAATATCACGCAGCAAAAAGTGTATAAAGACTACGTCGTTAAGAACCATGATGAAAAAAAGTATTTTACTTTTGATTAGTGGTGGCATAATTCTAACTATAGGTTTTGTTGTTTTAAGCCTAGTTGCACAATCTGCGATATCTGAGATACGCAAAAAGGAGTATGTATTGGGACCAAAAGAAGTGATTGAAATAAATGAACGCATCGAAAGTGGGCAGTTCTTTAGCGGTGTATATGCAATAGAGATGCTTGAGGCTGGTGAGAGTCCTATACGCATGGAACTTAAGGATCCAGAGGGGGTGCAGATAGTTAGCAGAGAATTTGATACGCCGTTCATAATTGATAGTTTCGATGTCAGAAAGGACGGCGTATACACTATGACACTTGAAAACACATCTGCAAGGGATGTGATCAAGATCGCCGCTGCGCTAGGGGGACAGGTCTATTCTGGCACTGCGGATCCGCTCGTAGCCGTCGCTATGCCTACGTATATAGCGATTACAGGCATAATAATAGTGATTGCCGGTGCGGTCGTATATTATAAGGAAAGGCGCCTAGGAACAACGTAACCATAGAGTTCTTATACCCTTACTTTTTGTATATTGCGTATGGGCCTATTTGGAAAGAAGTTTAAATGTGAACAGTGTGGTAACAAGTTTGGCAAGGAAGAAGAACTACTTGAGCATGCAAAGAAAGCACATGGTGCAACGGTGCAGGATTACAACATAGAAGCAGGCAAGCAATACAAGTTTAAACCTATAAGGGTCGAGCTAGAAGTCTCGGATGTAAAGGCCACAGAAGCGAGGTATTGGGTTAATGAATTGACCAACCAATACGCCGATCTTGTAGTTAGCAATGTAGAAATCAAGCCTGACAAGGTTAGATTCGATGTGGGCTCTCCAAGCATGGAGGACCTTACAGCTGCAGACATCAAATTCCGAATCAACGAATATCTGCACATGAACGTTCCGCCGTTTGACTGCAAGAACGTACGTGTAGGCTAGCCTACTGCTAGCTAAACAGCTATTATTTTACTAGGAAAACCTAGCTCTAAAAATGTTTAGGCAGCGAGCTGTATCAGTATTATTAGGCATGAAGATAGAAATGTATAGCATATCACTATCTGTGATTATACCGTGCTTGCGCCCATGTAAGGACACGATTTCATCACATTGGCAATTGATGATAAAGATCGCCAGTATAAGAAATTGAATGCATGGATCTAACATGCGATTCCGCCTTCGTTTTAGAGTTTAATTCCTAAGATCTATTGATGTCAGAAAATTCTGCTAAACTGTTTTGAACATATTGCAAAACAATTTAAGGCTGTTTTTGAGCTTTAAGCCATGCTTCATGACATATACTTAGACGCCATTAGGAATCGTGAATCTAAGATTGCTGATCTTTCTGAGAGTTTCAATAAACAAATCCTTGCAAAGGCGCATGAATTATGGAGAAAATATGAGCCCATTCCAAAGGAAACTGTAACTGTTGGTGTTGACAGCAGTTACAACAAGCATCATTTTCAGGGATTCCATCTGTACGTTATAGATGCCGTATGTACTAGTATTGATGGTAATATAGTATCTAAAAGGTTTGAGAACAAGATAGGTGTCATAGAGCAAAGTCAACTTGAGGCAAAATCAATGCAAATGGAAGCTGAAGTAGCAGGAGAAGCAGCGGATACTTCTGATCTTGTTCTTATCGATGGCTCCATGCTAGCACGGTTTGTTCTTGGTTCCACTTCCACAATAAAGAGTGCGATTGATCTCGTTGATAGGCATTCTAACATAGTATTTGTTTCAAAATCATCTGACACGAGGGAGATCTTCGGAGGCATGGATAGCAGAGTGGGTGATATATACTATTTCAATCGTGTTAGCAGTAAGGGCGGATACAGCAAACCTTATTGTGTAACACGTTATGAAGAAAAATACGGGAAGCGTGTTACCGTGGTGTTTGTAAGGTTGAGCGATTATACACCATTGCTAAAATTGGAATTTACAGATGAGGTTGATGAACCGTATGTTAAAGGAATAATTGATCAGATCACTTTCGGAAGCATTTCAGGATACCCGCATGTGTTAAGGACTGCTCATAATGCTGCTATAATAACAGACGATGACGTCGAAAGATTGGTTAGCATATACGGACTCAAGAATGAGATGGGTGCAAGGGAGGTTCTTAGTTGAAAGAAATAGGCGTAATCATCGGCGAATCGAAACCATATGAGGTTACGTTTGAAGGTAAGAGGCCTGTCAGCGCAGGCGAGTATGTTATACTGGACGATAGTAATAGAAAGATCTTGGGACTGGTAGAAAGATCCATGATTGTAAGTGATGCACTTGGCAGAAACATTAGAAATTATACAGAAGCACTAGAAAGCAAAGTAGTTGCTGATGCCAATGCGAGGGATAAGAGCTTCAGGGCATGGGTAAAGATACTCGGGTATTTGGATCAGTTGAAGAAGGGAAGGGCAATAATACCAGACGTGCCTCCTTTGCCTGGAACAAATGTTATGGAAGCCACGCAGGATGAGCTCGGAACAATATTCGCACCTGCTGAAGAAGAATGGTTTAGGATAGGTTCACTATTAAGAAATGACAAGGTCGAAGCCAGAATTAACATAGACAAGATTGTTTCTAGGCATCTGGCAATTCTTGCAATGACAGGGATGGGAAAGAGCAATCTAGTGTCATTGATTGCAAAGAAGATGGCGGAAATTGGAGGAACCATGATTATCTTCGATTACCATGATGATTATTCAACGTTACAAGTTGATGGCATAAATGTTATGGATGCAAAGATCAATCCACGCCTTTTAAATGTAGAAAAGTTTGCAGAAGTTATAGAGATCAGAGAGTCAGCTGCGAATCAGATGCATGTATTGCACAAAGCATTTACGGACGAAGTGAAATCTAAACAAGGAGATGATTTCTGGGAGACCCTGCTAGCAAATGTAAGAGTCTATACAAATGAAAAGAGCTATAGAGAAGCGGCTGAACGAGTTGAAGATAAGATTGATGACGCCAGAAGACGTTTCAAAGGAATACTGGATCCGAGCCAAAGTGATCCAACAGCACTTATCAAGAATGGGAAAGTGAACGTTCTAAGCTTGATAGAACTCACAGATAGGCAAGCAGATATTGCTGTTAGATTTTATCTCGAAGAACTCCTTGATGATAGAAAGAGGGCAACTAGGGCTAAAAAGGGGGCGGGTGGGAGTAAAACGCCGGTAAGGTTCCCTGCACCAGTACTAGTTGTAATAGAGGAAGCACATGTCTTCATACCAAAGGATGAGAAGACCGAAACGAAATATTTTGCCGCCAAAGTTGCTCGCGAGGGTAGAAAGTTTGGTCTTGGATTAACGATAGTCTCGCAGAGACCGAGGGGTATAGATACAAACGTGTTAAGCCAGATGGGCTCTCTCGCTATCATGAAGATAGTTCAACAGGATGATCAGGCACAGGTGTCTGCTGCAAGTGAAGCGTTGAGCAAAGATATCATAGAACAATTACCATCTTTAAACCTAGGGGATGCTATTCTAGTTGGTCAATGGGTAAATCTCCCAGCATTTGTGCATATTGACCAAGTCATGGAGAAGAAGATCGGCTCTGATCAATATGCTGTTAAGGAATGGAAACAGATGCGCAAAATAAAGGAAGCCACGAAAGAATCAACACAGGCAATGATTAAAAAAGGATACCTGAAAGATTGATAATATGCTAATTGCACATTTATCTGATACACATCTAGGATACTCTCAATTTAATTTGGAAGAAAGAGAGGAGGATGTTTATGATGCACTGGATCAGGCGATAGACACTTCGATAAAAGAACATGTAAAGATGGTAATACTTGCTGGCGATCTATTTCACATGCCAAAACCACAGGGAGAAGCTATAGTAAGATTTGGTGATGTATTGAAGAGATTGAAAGAGAAAGATATCAGGACTTTTTTTGTACTGGGGGAACACGATGTAAGTAGAACAAGGGGAGTACCAGTTCCATATGTATTTCATAATTTGGGGTATGCACATTACCTCAAGAATGGTGAACCATATGAAATCGATAATACATTGTTAATAGGATTTGACAAGTACAGAAAGAGTGAGATAGATGAACTGCATAATAAGTTGAAGGAAGCGGATAGAAAGGCAAAGGCATTTCTTGGACGTAGAATACTGGTTTTGCATCAGGGTCTGTTTGATTTCAGCAATATAGCTGGAGAAATCAATGCTACGGATCTGCCTAGGAATTTCGATTATTATGCGATGGGGCATTACCATGACCGCTACGAGAAGCGCTTTGAACATCTAGGCGGTCCTCTTGCCTATCCTGGATCTATAGAGATAACGTCGAGCGAGAGTGTAAGGGAAACCGAAAAGGGTTTCTATCTAGTAGATATGTCTAGCAAAGAAACATCGCTAAACTGGGTCAAACTGGACATAAGACCACAGATTTTAGCTAAAGTTGATTACGATAATATCAAGAAGCAAGTGCAAGAAATAATTTCTAAAACTAGATCATTTAAAAAGAAACCAGTACTTTCGATTAAGGTAAGAGGTAAGGATATCGATTCTGCAATTATTGCTGAGCACCTAACTAAATTAAATGATCTTGTTTTGCATTACATATGGGAACCAATAGAAGAGAAGCAGGTATCAACATCGATTTATGATGAAAAGCCAACTGACATAGATACTGAAATGCTGTACAGAACCAGAGAAGTACTTGGTTCTAACGAACTTGCTGAATTTGCAGTGAGAGAGTTGCTGCCATTATTAGCAGAAAATAAAATAGATGAAGCTTTTATGTTGGTATGGAAGGCATACGAAAATGCCAAGTTTCTGAAAGAGGTTAAGATATGATCGAAAGTGTACAACTTCAAAATTTCATTTCACACAGCGATACAACACTGAAACTTGATGATGGTTTAACATTATTCATAGGTCACAACGGTTCTGGCAAATCGAGCGTAATAGACGCGATTACCTTTGCTCTGTATGGAAAACATACGCGAAACAACAACAAGAATCTGGTAAAGCAAGGATCTAATTCATCATTGGTACAGGTCGAGATGTCCGTTAAGGGACGGAAGTTCACGATCATCAGGGCACTGAATGCATCTGGTCAGCTTATCAATGCTAAACTGATTGAACATAAACCCGGCGGTCCAGTAAATATAGTAACTGGTGAAAGAAAGCAGTTTTCCGAGTCTGTGGCAGATGAGATATCTGAGATATTGGGTTTGGATTATTCAAAGCTCAAGATTGCGGCTGTTGTACAGCAAGGTGAGCTTAATGCCATAATTCAAGCGCAACCAAGGGAGTTTAAGGAACTGATAAACAGTCTGTTTGGATTGGATAGGTTAGATCTGGCGTATCAGGCCATGAAGGACATCATACAGAACTTTCGCGCTGAATTACGTAAGATGATAGGTCACGATGATTCTGAAATTTCCAATGTTAAGGAGCGATTAGAAGGTGTAAAAAAGATGTATGACGAAGCGCATACCGTATTGAATGGATTGGAAGAGGAAAAGAGGTATCTGCAGAACAAAAGAATCGAGCTGGAAAATTTCGTCAAGGAACAGGAACCTCTTCTCTTGAAGATTAACGAACTCGAAAGCAAGCAAACGGAATTGCTAATCTACATTAAAAATGAGAGAAAAAAAATGGAGAAAGATGTTTCTGAAAAGACTAAACTTGTTAATTATGCTAGGAAATATCTCTTAATTGTAAAGGATAAAAGCGAAGTAGAATTAAAGTTAGAGGAATTACGCAAAGCACTTTCCGAAGCGGATACTAAACTGGAAAACATAAGCAATGACATTGGCAGAATAAATGCGCTTATAGAGGTTGGTGACAAACTGCAAATAGTGGATGGCAAATGTCCCGTTTGCAAATCACCGGTAAGAAAAGTAGAAGAAATCTATAGCGTTACACATCTGAAAAACGAATTGGATAAATTAATGACACTACAAAAACAGCTAACGATCAAAAAACAAAGTTTGAAGTCAGAAGAAAAGGAGTATAGGAAGAAGGAACTGGAAATAAGCAATGCTGAGGCATTCTTGGAGAACAACGCAATTGGCAACATGGATCATGTCAAGGCGCTGGAGAATGAGATATCAGATAAGGTAAAGGCGCTAGAGAAAATTCCAACTGCTGTCAATAACATAGAAAAACTGGCGCCGATTGCAATTGATGACTATTCCAACCACCTAGTTCAGGAGATTCTGCGATTACAAAAGGAAACAACGGGTTTTGATCTTTCAAGGTATGAGCAAATAAGAACGGAGTATAGGAGATTGCTTACGGAAGATTTGCCAGATCTTGAAGCAGAAATAGGGGAATATAAGGCTAAGTTGGAGCAGGCAAAAGACGATTATTCTACACTTGAAATTGCTATAAAGGAGCTGGAAAAGGCTGGCGAGTACATGAAGATCTTCGAAAAGATCCGCAATTTAGTTTACAATAGAGATGGAATCGTAGGCATGAGCCTCAGGACATGGGCATTGAAGACCATATCGCAGAAAGCTTCCGAATATACTGCTATGTTCAACATGAGCATTTCAAGACTGCAGTTAACGGAAAAGGCAAGAGACATCTCTATTGAATGCTACGGCAAGAGTGGTGTTATTGACATGGAGTCGTTAAGTGGTGGCGAGAAGGTTGCTATAGCATTGGCCTTACGATTAGGAATCGCATATGTTATGGGTTCAGGCAAGTTGGATTTTGTGATCCTTGATGAACCTACTACACACCTTGATGAAGAGAGAAGGAAATCTCTAGTCAGAATAATTACGGAAGCGTTCAGATCTGGTTTAGGGCCATTGTCGCAGATGATCCTTATCACACATGATTCGGAGATATTTGAGGATGCTGAAGTTGATACCGTCTACAGATTCACGATAACCAATGAAGGTACTCTTGTGACAAGAATTTAATCTCATGTTTATTATTTCCTACTATATAATATATACAAAAACTTAATTAATAAGTCCAACTTATTATTATTTAATGATAAATAATATACTGGAACCAAATAATATTGGTGAACAAACAGATGCAAAGAATATGGATCCGCTGGCAATATCATATCATCTAAGGCGTAGGCCATCATATGTGCAGAGTTACTGCATTTTGCAATGCGTGTCAATGAGTCCAAGAATGAAGATCTATCAAGTAGCTAGAATGCTTGGATTGGATTACTATCAGGCAATGAAACGTGTCACGGAACTGGCAAAGAAAGGATTCATGAAGGTAACCAATGGCAGCATGACCATCACTAATGAAGGTGCGGTATTAAAAGAAATTCTAGGGCAAGTAATAGTGTTAATGCATGCTGACGACACAGAAAGAAACAATTCGTAAAACGCAGATAGGCAATCAAAAAAATCTTTGAAAAAAATTACGAGAGTTATGAAAGGATCTATCTTCACCTAGAATCTTTTATCAATAAATTGTAGTTAACATATACAGACTTTTCGTGATCCCTCATCTATGTCTGCAACATAAATAGAAATGTAATCGTTTTCTAACAATTCATCGAAATTTTTCGCTCGTGTGAACGTTGATAGTGTTATAGTCGAACATAAGGGAAATCATTCATGAATAATTCCTATTGCTGACAATATTCTGTATGAAGATGTTTGCAGTTGCATAGAGATTCGAGCCACCTAACTAACTCTTGAGTTGCTAACCCATCAGTCTCTTGACTTCATGCTTCGCATAATTTGGTTGAACTAACGAGCATGCAGGTATGAGGGTATGATGGAAGGGCTTCGTACATAAGGGAACCATGACTAATTGCATCCATCATTAAGAAAAATTGTAAGATTAAAAAATATACTAGAGCAATGAAAAACAGCATGCATCAAATATGAGTACGATAAAATTTGTAGAGATGGATGCCTTGCATACTACCATTTTACTAGACCCTTGAACCAGAGCTAATGCTAGGATGGCTTGGACATTTATGCATATGTTGCACGATTTTCTATGGTCAGCAGTTTATAAAATAACTATCTAAAAGTTAAATCTGGCGTAGATTGCACTAATGAACTGATACTGAGAATTTAGTTAGACAAGGGCCATTGTTTTAACCGGTAAGGTGTGGTATTGTCGACTCGTTAGTAACAAAATGATTCCCCGTTGTTGGGCATTACATAAACATTTTCA
The Nitrososphaerales archaeon genome window above contains:
- a CDS encoding ATP-binding protein, which produces MKEIGVIIGESKPYEVTFEGKRPVSAGEYVILDDSNRKILGLVERSMIVSDALGRNIRNYTEALESKVVADANARDKSFRAWVKILGYLDQLKKGRAIIPDVPPLPGTNVMEATQDELGTIFAPAEEEWFRIGSLLRNDKVEARINIDKIVSRHLAILAMTGMGKSNLVSLIAKKMAEIGGTMIIFDYHDDYSTLQVDGINVMDAKINPRLLNVEKFAEVIEIRESAANQMHVLHKAFTDEVKSKQGDDFWETLLANVRVYTNEKSYREAAERVEDKIDDARRRFKGILDPSQSDPTALIKNGKVNVLSLIELTDRQADIAVRFYLEELLDDRKRATRAKKGAGGSKTPVRFPAPVLVVIEEAHVFIPKDEKTETKYFAAKVAREGRKFGLGLTIVSQRPRGIDTNVLSQMGSLAIMKIVQQDDQAQVSAASEALSKDIIEQLPSLNLGDAILVGQWVNLPAFVHIDQVMEKKIGSDQYAVKEWKQMRKIKEATKESTQAMIKKGYLKD
- a CDS encoding multicopper oxidase domain-containing protein, which encodes MHTLKPFITRVLIGGLLLLMIATTVVIATTISYDENDGVRLSPSGNRLERASVDPSEFLRQFNYGRVSTLPDGTTLREFTIIAEDVKIEVAPGVFFNAWAYNGTVPGPTIRVTEGDLVRITFINRSHHPHTIHLHGIHPAEMDGVFEIVGAGGRIIYEFTAEPFGLFLYHCHVPPIADHINRGLYGAFIVDPKESRPAADEMVMIMNGFDTDFDGENNFYAVNGPAFYYMKNPIEINKDQLIRVYLINILEFDQINSFHLHGNMYKLYRTGTSLTDYEITDMVTLSQGERAILEFSYKYTGKYMFHAHQTEFGDKGWMGLYNVVENTQKKQLA
- a CDS encoding DNA double-strand break repair nuclease NurA yields the protein MLHDIYLDAIRNRESKIADLSESFNKQILAKAHELWRKYEPIPKETVTVGVDSSYNKHHFQGFHLYVIDAVCTSIDGNIVSKRFENKIGVIEQSQLEAKSMQMEAEVAGEAADTSDLVLIDGSMLARFVLGSTSTIKSAIDLVDRHSNIVFVSKSSDTREIFGGMDSRVGDIYYFNRVSSKGGYSKPYCVTRYEEKYGKRVTVVFVRLSDYTPLLKLEFTDEVDEPYVKGIIDQITFGSISGYPHVLRTAHNAAIITDDDVERLVSIYGLKNEMGAREVLS
- a CDS encoding SMC family ATPase — its product is MIESVQLQNFISHSDTTLKLDDGLTLFIGHNGSGKSSVIDAITFALYGKHTRNNNKNLVKQGSNSSLVQVEMSVKGRKFTIIRALNASGQLINAKLIEHKPGGPVNIVTGERKQFSESVADEISEILGLDYSKLKIAAVVQQGELNAIIQAQPREFKELINSLFGLDRLDLAYQAMKDIIQNFRAELRKMIGHDDSEISNVKERLEGVKKMYDEAHTVLNGLEEEKRYLQNKRIELENFVKEQEPLLLKINELESKQTELLIYIKNERKKMEKDVSEKTKLVNYARKYLLIVKDKSEVELKLEELRKALSEADTKLENISNDIGRINALIEVGDKLQIVDGKCPVCKSPVRKVEEIYSVTHLKNELDKLMTLQKQLTIKKQSLKSEEKEYRKKELEISNAEAFLENNAIGNMDHVKALENEISDKVKALEKIPTAVNNIEKLAPIAIDDYSNHLVQEILRLQKETTGFDLSRYEQIRTEYRRLLTEDLPDLEAEIGEYKAKLEQAKDDYSTLEIAIKELEKAGEYMKIFEKIRNLVYNRDGIVGMSLRTWALKTISQKASEYTAMFNMSISRLQLTEKARDISIECYGKSGVIDMESLSGGEKVAIALALRLGIAYVMGSGKLDFVILDEPTTHLDEERRKSLVRIITEAFRSGLGPLSQMILITHDSEIFEDAEVDTVYRFTITNEGTLVTRI
- a CDS encoding DNA repair exonuclease; amino-acid sequence: MLIAHLSDTHLGYSQFNLEEREEDVYDALDQAIDTSIKEHVKMVILAGDLFHMPKPQGEAIVRFGDVLKRLKEKDIRTFFVLGEHDVSRTRGVPVPYVFHNLGYAHYLKNGEPYEIDNTLLIGFDKYRKSEIDELHNKLKEADRKAKAFLGRRILVLHQGLFDFSNIAGEINATDLPRNFDYYAMGHYHDRYEKRFEHLGGPLAYPGSIEITSSESVRETEKGFYLVDMSSKETSLNWVKLDIRPQILAKVDYDNIKKQVQEIISKTRSFKKKPVLSIKVRGKDIDSAIIAEHLTKLNDLVLHYIWEPIEEKQVSTSIYDEKPTDIDTEMLYRTREVLGSNELAEFAVRELLPLLAENKIDEAFMLVWKAYENAKFLKEVKI